One Engraulis encrasicolus isolate BLACKSEA-1 unplaced genomic scaffold, IST_EnEncr_1.0 scaffold_630_np1212, whole genome shotgun sequence DNA window includes the following coding sequences:
- the LOC134444615 gene encoding uncharacterized protein LOC134444615 isoform X2, producing the protein MRSDRSKDDPPRMAAEEERDTGVSRAPSMRSDRSKDEPPRMAEERRDTGVSRAPSMRSDWSKDAPPRMAAERREQEMRCEQDTSNQDKQGGLHHIFEVLEEKIITFVKKELQRYKQILSPGYRETFEKISEDESDAREGVLQMTLHFLRKMELQDLADELHESKNSFFFPHRGTVKGVLQYNMYSTV; encoded by the exons atgaggagtgatcgGTCTAAAGATGACCCCCCTCGCATGGCAGCAGAAGAGGAACG AGACACTGGTgtgtccagagctccatccatgaggagtgatcgGTCTAAAGATGAGCCCCCTCGCATGGCAGAAGAGCGAAG AGACACTGGTgtgtccagagctccatccatgaggagtgattGGTCAAAAGATGCGCCCCCTCGCATGGCAGCAGAGAGAAG GGAACAAGAGATGCGATGTGAACAGGACACCAGCAATCAAGACAAGCAAGGGGGTCTTCATCATATTTTTGAG GTGCTCGAGGAGAAGATCATCACTTTTGTGAAGAAAGAGCTGCAGAGATATAAGCAGATTCTTAGTCCAGGCTATCGTGAAACCTTTGAGAAGATATCAGAGGATGAGAGTGATGCCAGGGAAGGAGTTCTCCAGATGACACTGCACTTCCTCCGTAAGATGGAGCTCCAGGATCTTGCTGACGAATTGCATGAAAGTAAGAATTCTTTCTTCTTCCCGCATAGGGGTACCGTTAAGGGTGtattacaatacaacatgtacagtactgtgtaa
- the LOC134444615 gene encoding uncharacterized protein LOC134444615 isoform X1, with the protein MRSDRSKDDPPRMAAEEERDTGVSRAPSMRSDRSKDEPPRMAEERRDTGVSRAPSMRSDWSKDAPPRMAAERRWEQEMRCEQDTSNQDKQGGLHHIFEVLEEKIITFVKKELQRYKQILSPGYRETFEKISEDESDAREGVLQMTLHFLRKMELQDLADELHESKNSFFFPHRGTVKGVLQYNMYSTV; encoded by the exons atgaggagtgatcgGTCTAAAGATGACCCCCCTCGCATGGCAGCAGAAGAGGAACG AGACACTGGTgtgtccagagctccatccatgaggagtgatcgGTCTAAAGATGAGCCCCCTCGCATGGCAGAAGAGCGAAG AGACACTGGTgtgtccagagctccatccatgaggagtgattGGTCAAAAGATGCGCCCCCTCGCATGGCAGCAGAGAGAAGGTG GGAACAAGAGATGCGATGTGAACAGGACACCAGCAATCAAGACAAGCAAGGGGGTCTTCATCATATTTTTGAG GTGCTCGAGGAGAAGATCATCACTTTTGTGAAGAAAGAGCTGCAGAGATATAAGCAGATTCTTAGTCCAGGCTATCGTGAAACCTTTGAGAAGATATCAGAGGATGAGAGTGATGCCAGGGAAGGAGTTCTCCAGATGACACTGCACTTCCTCCGTAAGATGGAGCTCCAGGATCTTGCTGACGAATTGCATGAAAGTAAGAATTCTTTCTTCTTCCCGCATAGGGGTACCGTTAAGGGTGtattacaatacaacatgtacagtactgtgtaa